In Flavobacterium cerinum, one genomic interval encodes:
- a CDS encoding thrombospondin type 3 repeat-containing protein produces MYIRKSLYVLVLVLFSAFSFAQQEEVTGGISVGTQLHSLPTLQVVDTKYSSLNQYSVFTSVNPAVYVHFGFKDNTSDLAAYNTIYYCEVNLLVTPYNNTGGAMSAYNVTLKIKHDNVTESVAFDDYKVHKLPNIHKATVKVQSIQYKNNLDQNISLVTNSVAYLELKFSTERYYNLENTTVSPARRFIKYNGLVPVTVANASDGAEELEISWTRNATAPATEYELEWTWIDSYSEGGGTIPAAQIPLTELSFKLNSTRIQTKELSYKIPLIFAKGYLVYRVRPVGRFLDDTKKIYYGSWSNGVSDTWRFVEQWGSYATIDADHELGKKNWQYQASFAEDGKKKEVVSYFDGTLRNRQTVTKMNSNNKAIVGEVIYDNQGRPAVEVLPTPIQASGIRFYKDLNKNETNALYTHHDFDWDTTSEPGCDPLLPSGMIANSGSSKYYSDQNTVLNNFQDFVPDAKKYPFSQIEYTPDNTGRIRRKGGVGLDHQLGKGHEMQYFYAQPEQEELNRLFGYRVGDFKRYKKNVVIDPNKQVSVSYLDPQGRTIATALAGDKLGNLISLDDETNAALHQNTITEILVGNNNKFVSGENGMLEDGLRLVTQVGTEKEGLIKFGYNLTHNTNTFNDICIGNKHYPFVFDWTISMQDDCANEMLLPADLPNTTPGLSATLGTLNLNSTTPSLPAISLTANIDSKTLKVGTYSLSKIVKVNKQALEAYADDYVNEIRKETSECYPDIKQYEVDIDMADCNVTCQSCEKSLICTYLSASDCVLFTSKFGADVTSLGNVAAREEYVQKALRAYIISNLNQEFNGSSFAYSGTQYIDNNASVPQYLINSYVIRFTKEFTELLNGCRELCIQPDDVCDINATMLLADVSPNGQYGSLAGIYFQGTTPEEYQQNSLANEELAQLSLFNDNNKLYYGGTVTTTTSSGLKSNYVWRRPATPYKESDGSVSRVRVVQLADGSYSPALNQNAVVTTDPENPGTNIRLTSPEYLTNVTDFLSNWKPSWAESLLPYHPEYKYYKYNLTICTTKNTIGVNSDAYDQQLRAVDFNVAFVPNGIVSKMKKITDGVPVTEVDPFYLATMTVVEDATDYNLRKSLMTEAMNTNYEGIKIGTQSLNMLQTAYYTAVFGNGIVPQSVYQPLVTRSFDDLLTAINNGDQGRVTPFVKELIWKNFMSNYIGLKQKTRTVFSHIYALKNNGYNGCIGDNENLDTFVTLLNKYTANYSAVLDKINAAFATTPPTGVLPVCGTSTYTLYQNKEKRFVPADYGYNSGVTDEQAIDDIISDTDIKMFQETGKCPLAFDMENFLIGLTNTRIQNQGLLINNVNAYSMPFLVKDLFDALLLDQTAYYANPINVAIKGSINANALEIDFIGNGTSIADKIQLYFVIPNPNSYVNTCGEVVAAPSWDTYNTAFTITNFKNIYYVPGSFAEDGKYKFQIIATIKRMTGNCSLEEEVVLEGYTKAAVGECGFGGSDVASGNNETEMGTGCVKRSRFEKALVRVMNKLKGNVLTGQGQLFGTAVSLNGTPNVSQDIYTYNNSIMPSVIGDTNLNAKWSYSNGNFSITGATPVSIYDLVNENNVPVILNTVQFYRITGVDIKKNIINGNIVGDDKITINYLGSDKLLHTLKGRISELNYDCNCTKEVLLKEEAEAKFLKMITHVWFRKDQSPPLDDATTDYRHQTLDDLAPFITLPDISVNYLHREWTNDGLSQKKGMKFNFNIKELSCLLTLNALTVPDRPQFNEDDFLNKITHFSNFKLTERVGSGAYNFTVYAHHSDYLVRRTGNPFGDRIAPAGVKLITGQITCLQNVECEDEIAVSGILGTMLTDILVEAIGGGFGEGYVPNGLTALIPHLDLPAGNGPIGISTYQSVDNSAFSQIRFHFSSNPDCEVVLTMPNTHLNENDIVSIGEISFTNNNYSEFTAVVFNNRGEKKIATGTIKCLQFKNCLVNVPAPCQTCIPETVMPVACNEKWSVFKSQMAILVPDYIMPDYLSVNAQHFCDANLGYISSDYLNYLTKMQVNSVSHPMYLTLTMFGATKLNYGYSGTGIVIEAYKSFIQQGGNLGWQAFVDQYFVKNNICPPMPLAPTINLDVTNVLSPCEIFTNTVKETYLKELEEDYYNNKREEFKVKYIKAAIDGLNESLKKNAADKEYQYTLYYYDQAGNLVQTVPPQGVSRLTPASDLTINEVRKTTPEEVATTVNGVTVDPAHTMKTQYRYNSLNQLIWQKTPDGGETVFAYDALGRIIASQNSKQKADSANGVYSYTRYDGLGRIIEAGEIVVPGATTYTIDANRGRLILAGATVNEFNTGYNRREVTRTLYSTPVQNTESWFTGYQLDNSYKRVSAVLYYDQLAQEIGEVVAYDGYNNAILYDYDVHGNVKELIYHINKNDLRTRNQDIKKIVYNYDLISGNVNNVIYQPNKKDQFIHKYEYDADNRITQVFTSKDNVIWEKEANYAYYEHGPLGRTEIGDKKVQGLDYLYTIQGWLKGVNSERLAYYDSAFGGYRIPDAGLDGTNTALDAFGYTLNYYNGDYASRFNAATAVDNRVLSYSKGLNMEGTQNLYNGNIKEMVTSLLDLSQTGLPSQYNRYQYDQLNRIKDMTSVRQINNTTSFETSYKSNYTYDRNGNLLALNRWAPKSKTAATATLMDQLTYNYQAGTNKLTHVDDTVANGEFTNDAGNPNDTSLDIDDQAPNNYKYDAIGQLTEDVKEGLNINWRVDGKVKSVTKNDGSVISFEYDGLGNRIAKTVTKGANSTTTFYQRDAQGNVLSTYEMVKSGTQTNYYLVEQEIYGSSRLGIEKGRKEITEEAGRTVVAQAGRMVATSETLMTAMQLANNLPNVWGLKFTGTNKTTWTDPNENLNFFPEFGGLTEQVEIASHFEIASSFTSGTKLVAMLQGIKYPNDEKYCRSMLRIDIERDPVRKVYIPIITIETMTRFIRPNGRWWKHYTYLDKHHYRMSAGIPESKWDMKYTMTLKPDLISTDMYTPVLVLNGNVYTDFEYTHEQPYFDVEDDGIVNYPTGPAARNSIGSETVHNRVTDEMTIPGVPMEMCDFSYTIDNGQSDENIIVNTFPFDEGNVPNAQPVSTNNQLTMQRFAVDYVQSYCGPREGDMDGDGILDHLDNCPTVPNHNQEDADGDGVGDACDNCKLIANPDQLDSDGDGIGDACDNCKFTYNPDQADANQNGIGDVCEEGNDQGEGTGVTADPNKFVTLSRSVGDKNYELSNHLGNVLSVVTDRKLITNVGSSFVFKPDVVAYNDYYPFGMLVPNRHGSSELYRYGFQGQEKDNELKGEGNSLNYTFRMHDPRVGRFFAVDPLTAKYPFYSPYQFSGNRVIDMVELEGLEPAKPGEGTSSGSLEYVGTDGLPNGTPKPAKQLDEIVVQGCLKSPSLDVRYIDSVITTPSLQQTLLDLNNPPLNTPVERTTPPIEKPKPYTGHPYFHPNIYKFGGSGIYGPYNPQAISLSGTIGASGLFGQGSFTFGFALDNHNNGAFYWSSNYALGLTGELPNIGASLDLSFHDNYGDNNTTPVLEGLGGSAITYSGGWFLSGGYGKSAYRSEGVGDFNWANNGVETKSISFGFKTRPSIHRVVQNGDVYTVSQIREKLGLK; encoded by the coding sequence ATGTATATCCGTAAGAGCCTTTATGTTTTAGTACTTGTTTTGTTTTCGGCCTTTTCTTTTGCCCAACAGGAGGAAGTGACCGGGGGAATTAGTGTGGGAACACAGCTTCATAGTTTGCCTACTTTGCAGGTGGTCGATACAAAGTACAGTTCTTTAAATCAATATAGTGTTTTTACATCGGTCAATCCGGCGGTGTATGTTCATTTTGGTTTTAAAGATAATACCAGTGACCTTGCGGCTTACAATACTATTTATTATTGTGAGGTGAATTTGTTGGTAACCCCTTATAATAACACCGGCGGGGCAATGTCGGCCTATAATGTCACCTTAAAAATCAAACACGACAATGTTACGGAATCGGTAGCGTTCGATGATTATAAAGTGCATAAATTACCCAATATACATAAGGCTACGGTAAAAGTACAGTCTATTCAGTATAAAAATAATTTAGATCAGAATATTAGTCTGGTTACTAATTCGGTAGCCTATCTTGAACTGAAATTTAGTACAGAACGATACTATAATCTGGAAAATACAACGGTAAGTCCGGCGAGACGATTCATTAAATACAACGGACTTGTTCCGGTTACAGTAGCAAATGCCAGTGACGGAGCAGAAGAACTGGAAATTTCATGGACAAGAAATGCCACAGCACCTGCTACTGAATATGAATTAGAATGGACGTGGATTGATAGTTATAGTGAAGGCGGAGGAACAATTCCGGCAGCTCAGATACCATTAACCGAACTGAGTTTTAAGTTAAATAGTACACGAATACAAACAAAAGAACTGTCCTATAAAATACCGTTGATTTTTGCTAAAGGATACCTGGTTTATCGGGTAAGGCCGGTAGGTAGATTTTTGGATGATACTAAAAAAATATATTATGGCTCTTGGTCTAACGGGGTTTCCGATACCTGGAGGTTTGTGGAACAATGGGGTTCATATGCTACAATTGATGCAGACCATGAATTAGGAAAAAAGAACTGGCAGTATCAGGCGTCATTTGCCGAAGATGGTAAGAAAAAAGAAGTGGTAAGTTATTTTGACGGAACATTGCGTAACCGTCAGACGGTAACAAAAATGAATAGTAACAACAAAGCAATTGTTGGAGAAGTTATTTACGATAATCAGGGAAGACCGGCAGTTGAAGTATTGCCAACGCCAATCCAGGCTTCCGGTATTCGTTTCTATAAAGATCTTAATAAAAATGAAACCAATGCGCTCTATACGCATCACGATTTTGACTGGGATACCACCAGTGAGCCGGGTTGTGATCCGTTGTTGCCTTCAGGAATGATTGCCAATTCGGGAAGTAGTAAATATTATTCGGATCAGAATACGGTACTCAATAATTTTCAGGACTTTGTTCCGGATGCAAAAAAATATCCGTTCTCACAAATTGAATATACACCGGATAATACGGGAAGAATCAGGAGAAAAGGAGGAGTTGGACTGGATCATCAGTTAGGGAAAGGACATGAAATGCAATATTTTTATGCACAGCCGGAACAGGAAGAGTTGAACCGTCTGTTCGGATATAGAGTAGGAGACTTTAAGCGATACAAAAAGAATGTTGTTATCGATCCGAATAAACAGGTCAGCGTTAGTTATCTCGATCCGCAGGGAAGAACCATAGCCACTGCTTTGGCCGGAGATAAACTTGGAAACCTCATCTCGCTTGACGACGAAACCAATGCAGCATTACATCAGAATACTATTACCGAAATATTAGTTGGTAATAACAATAAATTCGTTTCCGGTGAAAACGGGATGCTGGAAGATGGTTTAAGACTGGTTACTCAGGTTGGAACTGAAAAAGAAGGACTCATTAAATTTGGATACAATTTAACCCACAATACAAATACCTTTAACGATATCTGTATCGGAAACAAACATTATCCGTTTGTATTCGACTGGACGATCAGTATGCAGGATGATTGTGCCAATGAAATGCTATTACCCGCAGATTTGCCTAATACAACACCGGGATTATCTGCAACATTGGGTACGCTTAACTTAAACTCGACAACACCATCCTTACCGGCGATTAGTTTAACGGCAAACATCGATTCGAAAACATTAAAAGTAGGAACGTATTCACTGAGTAAAATTGTAAAAGTGAATAAACAGGCACTTGAAGCTTATGCAGATGATTATGTAAATGAGATAAGAAAAGAAACCAGTGAATGTTACCCGGATATTAAACAATATGAAGTTGATATTGATATGGCCGACTGTAATGTTACTTGCCAGTCTTGTGAAAAATCGCTGATCTGTACCTATTTGTCCGCAAGTGATTGTGTGTTATTTACCAGTAAATTCGGAGCTGACGTAACAAGTCTCGGAAATGTAGCAGCAAGAGAAGAATATGTACAGAAAGCACTACGGGCTTATATTATCTCAAATCTTAATCAGGAATTTAACGGAAGTTCTTTCGCATATTCCGGGACACAATACATTGATAATAATGCATCGGTTCCACAATACTTGATCAATAGCTATGTGATTCGTTTTACAAAAGAATTTACAGAACTGTTAAACGGATGTCGTGAGCTTTGTATTCAACCGGACGATGTTTGTGATATTAATGCAACAATGTTATTGGCCGATGTAAGTCCTAACGGACAGTACGGATCACTGGCAGGAATCTATTTTCAAGGGACTACCCCGGAAGAATATCAACAAAACAGCTTAGCAAATGAAGAGTTAGCGCAGTTGAGTCTTTTTAACGATAACAACAAATTATATTACGGCGGAACAGTAACCACTACAACCTCATCCGGACTGAAATCCAATTATGTATGGAGAAGACCGGCTACCCCATATAAGGAAAGCGACGGAAGTGTATCCAGAGTAAGAGTCGTACAACTGGCAGACGGATCTTACTCACCGGCATTAAATCAAAATGCCGTAGTTACGACCGATCCTGAAAACCCGGGAACCAATATCCGATTAACCAGTCCGGAATATCTGACTAATGTAACGGACTTCCTTAGCAACTGGAAACCGTCATGGGCGGAATCATTATTGCCGTATCACCCGGAATACAAATATTACAAATACAATCTGACTATTTGTACTACTAAAAATACCATAGGGGTTAATTCTGATGCTTATGACCAACAGCTAAGAGCAGTTGATTTCAATGTGGCATTTGTACCGAATGGTATTGTTTCAAAAATGAAAAAAATAACGGACGGTGTTCCGGTTACCGAAGTCGATCCGTTTTATTTAGCTACGATGACTGTCGTGGAGGATGCTACGGATTATAATCTTCGTAAAAGCCTGATGACGGAAGCAATGAATACCAATTATGAAGGCATAAAAATTGGTACGCAAAGTTTAAATATGCTTCAAACGGCATATTATACTGCCGTTTTTGGAAACGGAATTGTTCCGCAATCAGTCTACCAGCCTTTGGTGACCCGTTCTTTCGACGACTTACTGACAGCAATCAACAATGGCGATCAGGGAAGGGTTACGCCATTTGTAAAAGAATTGATATGGAAAAATTTTATGAGTAATTATATCGGGTTAAAGCAAAAAACCCGAACTGTTTTTTCTCATATCTATGCCTTAAAAAATAACGGATATAACGGATGTATCGGGGATAATGAAAATCTGGATACGTTTGTAACCCTGTTAAATAAATATACCGCAAATTACAGTGCCGTTTTAGATAAAATTAATGCTGCTTTTGCAACAACACCGCCTACAGGAGTACTACCGGTTTGCGGGACATCAACATATACGCTGTATCAGAATAAGGAAAAACGATTTGTTCCGGCAGATTATGGCTATAATTCAGGGGTTACCGATGAGCAGGCTATAGATGATATTATATCAGATACAGATATCAAAATGTTTCAGGAAACCGGAAAGTGTCCGTTGGCATTCGACATGGAAAACTTCCTGATTGGATTAACCAATACCAGAATTCAAAATCAGGGCTTGTTAATTAATAATGTTAATGCGTATAGCATGCCTTTCCTTGTTAAAGATCTGTTTGATGCTCTTTTATTGGATCAGACCGCCTATTATGCTAATCCGATCAACGTTGCAATAAAAGGAAGCATTAACGCAAATGCACTTGAAATCGACTTTATCGGAAACGGGACAAGTATAGCTGATAAAATACAATTGTATTTTGTAATCCCTAATCCGAATTCTTATGTAAATACTTGTGGTGAAGTGGTCGCAGCGCCTTCATGGGATACTTATAATACAGCTTTTACCATTACGAACTTTAAGAATATTTATTACGTTCCCGGATCTTTTGCGGAGGACGGAAAATACAAGTTCCAGATTATTGCCACAATAAAAAGAATGACAGGAAACTGTTCATTGGAGGAAGAGGTAGTTCTTGAAGGATATACCAAAGCTGCTGTTGGAGAATGTGGTTTCGGAGGGAGTGATGTTGCAAGCGGTAACAATGAAACCGAAATGGGAACCGGATGTGTTAAACGTTCCCGTTTTGAAAAAGCCCTGGTTAGGGTAATGAATAAATTAAAAGGTAACGTGCTGACCGGTCAGGGACAATTGTTTGGAACTGCTGTTAGTCTTAACGGAACGCCAAACGTAAGTCAGGATATTTATACCTATAACAATAGTATCATGCCATCTGTAATAGGAGATACTAACCTGAATGCAAAATGGTCGTATAGTAACGGGAACTTTTCAATAACTGGTGCTACTCCTGTGAGTATCTACGACCTTGTTAATGAAAACAACGTACCGGTAATTTTAAATACCGTGCAGTTTTACAGAATCACAGGGGTTGATATCAAAAAAAACATTATAAACGGAAATATTGTTGGTGATGATAAAATTACGATTAACTATCTGGGAAGTGACAAACTACTACATACGTTAAAAGGAAGAATTTCGGAACTGAATTACGATTGTAATTGTACAAAAGAGGTATTGTTGAAGGAAGAAGCCGAAGCAAAATTTCTTAAAATGATAACACATGTCTGGTTTAGAAAAGACCAGTCGCCACCTTTGGATGATGCAACTACAGATTACAGACATCAAACCTTAGATGATCTGGCGCCATTTATTACATTACCTGATATATCAGTGAACTACCTGCATAGAGAATGGACCAACGATGGCTTGTCACAAAAAAAGGGAATGAAATTCAATTTCAATATTAAAGAGTTGAGTTGTCTTTTGACCCTAAATGCATTAACGGTGCCGGACAGACCACAATTTAATGAAGATGACTTTTTAAATAAGATAACTCATTTTTCCAACTTTAAACTGACGGAACGTGTTGGTTCCGGGGCTTATAATTTTACCGTTTACGCCCACCATAGTGACTACCTTGTTAGAAGAACCGGAAATCCTTTTGGAGATAGAATCGCTCCGGCTGGTGTTAAATTAATAACAGGTCAGATTACTTGTCTTCAGAATGTGGAATGTGAGGATGAAATAGCTGTTTCCGGAATACTGGGTACTATGTTGACCGACATTCTGGTGGAAGCAATCGGAGGTGGTTTTGGAGAAGGTTATGTGCCGAATGGATTAACAGCGTTAATACCACACCTTGATTTGCCGGCCGGAAACGGACCGATTGGTATCAGTACTTATCAAAGTGTAGATAATAGTGCGTTTTCTCAGATCCGATTCCACTTTAGCTCTAATCCGGATTGTGAAGTAGTACTGACAATGCCAAATACGCATCTGAATGAAAATGATATTGTTTCTATTGGAGAAATCAGCTTTACCAATAATAATTATAGCGAATTTACAGCTGTAGTTTTCAACAATAGAGGAGAGAAAAAAATAGCTACGGGTACAATAAAATGCCTGCAATTTAAAAATTGTTTAGTAAACGTGCCGGCACCGTGTCAGACCTGTATTCCGGAAACAGTGATGCCGGTAGCGTGTAATGAAAAATGGAGTGTATTTAAAAGTCAAATGGCGATATTGGTGCCGGATTATATAATGCCGGATTACCTGTCGGTAAATGCACAGCATTTTTGTGATGCCAATCTGGGCTATATCAGTTCCGATTACCTGAACTATCTGACCAAAATGCAAGTGAACAGTGTAAGCCATCCGATGTATCTTACATTGACGATGTTTGGTGCAACAAAACTAAATTATGGATATAGCGGTACCGGCATTGTAATTGAAGCATATAAAAGCTTTATACAACAAGGCGGAAATTTAGGCTGGCAGGCATTCGTGGATCAGTATTTTGTTAAGAATAACATCTGTCCTCCTATGCCATTGGCACCGACTATCAATCTTGATGTGACTAATGTTTTATCGCCTTGTGAGATTTTTACGAATACCGTTAAAGAAACATATCTTAAAGAATTAGAAGAAGATTATTATAATAACAAACGCGAAGAGTTTAAGGTAAAATACATTAAAGCTGCTATTGACGGTTTGAATGAAAGCCTGAAAAAAAATGCAGCTGATAAAGAATACCAGTATACGCTGTATTATTATGATCAGGCCGGTAATCTTGTGCAAACAGTACCGCCTCAGGGAGTGTCGCGTTTAACACCGGCTTCCGATTTAACGATTAATGAAGTTAGAAAAACAACACCGGAAGAAGTTGCTACAACAGTAAACGGGGTTACGGTAGATCCTGCGCACACCATGAAAACGCAATACCGTTACAACTCCTTAAACCAGTTGATCTGGCAAAAAACACCGGACGGAGGGGAAACCGTATTTGCATATGATGCCTTAGGAAGAATAATCGCTTCCCAGAACAGCAAACAAAAAGCCGACAGTGCAAACGGGGTGTATAGTTATACGCGTTACGACGGATTGGGAAGAATTATCGAAGCCGGAGAGATTGTAGTACCGGGTGCGACAACATATACTATTGATGCTAACAGAGGGCGTTTAATCCTGGCAGGTGCAACGGTTAACGAATTCAATACCGGTTATAACAGAAGGGAAGTAACCCGTACCTTATATAGTACGCCGGTGCAAAATACGGAAAGTTGGTTTACCGGCTATCAGTTAGACAACAGTTATAAAAGAGTTTCAGCAGTATTGTATTATGACCAGTTAGCGCAGGAAATCGGAGAGGTTGTTGCTTATGATGGTTATAACAACGCAATCCTTTACGATTACGACGTACACGGAAATGTAAAAGAACTGATCTATCATATTAATAAAAATGACTTGAGAACCCGAAATCAGGATATCAAGAAAATTGTATACAATTATGATTTGATTAGCGGAAACGTTAATAATGTAATCTATCAGCCGAATAAAAAAGATCAGTTTATTCATAAATACGAATATGACGCCGATAACAGAATTACACAGGTGTTTACCAGTAAAGACAATGTAATCTGGGAAAAAGAAGCCAATTATGCGTATTACGAACACGGTCCGCTGGGAAGAACTGAGATCGGAGATAAAAAAGTTCAGGGACTGGATTATCTGTATACAATACAAGGATGGCTAAAAGGAGTAAACTCAGAGCGTCTGGCCTATTATGATAGTGCATTCGGAGGTTATCGAATCCCGGATGCCGGATTAGACGGAACAAATACAGCTTTGGATGCTTTTGGTTATACGCTTAATTACTATAATGGAGATTATGCCTCTCGTTTTAATGCGGCAACTGCTGTAGATAACAGAGTATTGTCCTATTCTAAAGGATTGAATATGGAAGGTACTCAGAATTTATATAACGGTAACATCAAAGAGATGGTTACGTCTTTATTAGATTTAAGTCAGACCGGTTTGCCGTCTCAGTACAACCGTTATCAGTATGATCAGTTAAACAGAATTAAAGACATGACTTCTGTACGACAGATCAACAATACCACTTCGTTTGAGACATCATATAAGTCAAATTATACATATGACCGAAACGGAAACCTGTTGGCATTAAATCGTTGGGCACCGAAATCAAAGACAGCTGCAACAGCAACGTTGATGGATCAGTTGACCTATAATTATCAGGCAGGGACAAATAAGCTGACACATGTAGATGATACAGTGGCTAATGGTGAATTTACAAACGATGCCGGTAATCCGAATGATACTTCGCTGGATATTGATGATCAGGCACCAAACAATTATAAATATGATGCTATCGGACAATTAACCGAAGATGTAAAAGAAGGACTGAATATTAACTGGCGTGTTGACGGTAAAGTAAAATCGGTTACTAAAAACGATGGTTCGGTAATCAGTTTTGAATATGACGGTTTAGGAAACAGAATCGCAAAAACGGTTACTAAGGGAGCTAACAGTACGACGACATTTTATCAGCGGGATGCACAGGGTAATGTGTTAAGTACTTACGAGATGGTAAAATCCGGTACACAAACAAATTACTATCTGGTAGAACAGGAAATCTACGGAAGTAGTCGTCTGGGTATTGAAAAAGGAAGAAAAGAAATTACGGAAGAAGCCGGTAGAACCGTTGTTGCTCAGGCCGGTAGAATGGTCGCAACTTCAGAAACGCTTATGACTGCGATGCAGTTGGCTAACAATCTACCGAATGTCTGGGGATTAAAATTCACGGGGACGAATAAAACGACCTGGACAGATCCGAATGAGAATTTAAACTTCTTTCCGGAATTTGGGGGTTTGACCGAACAGGTTGAAATAGCATCTCATTTCGAGATAGCCTCTTCTTTTACAAGTGGGACGAAACTGGTCGCTATGCTTCAGGGAATAAAATATCCTAATGATGAGAAGTATTGCAGAAGTATGCTGCGAATTGATATTGAAAGAGACCCGGTTAGAAAAGTCTACATTCCGATCATTACAATTGAAACGATGACGCGTTTTATTAGACCTAATGGAAGATGGTGGAAACATTACACCTATCTGGATAAACACCATTACAGAATGTCGGCCGGTATTCCGGAAAGCAAATGGGATATGAAGTATACAATGACGTTAAAACCTGATTTGATCAGTACTGATATGTATACGCCGGTTTTAGTGTTGAACGGGAATGTTTATACCGATTTTGAATACACGCATGAACAACCTTATTTTGATGTAGAAGATGATGGGATTGTAAACTATCCTACCGGACCGGCAGCAAGAAATTCAATCGGATCGGAGACCGTTCATAACAGAGTGACTGATGAAATGACAATTCCGGGTGTTCCGATGGAAATGTGTGATTTTAGTTATACTATTGATAATGGTCAGAGCGACGAAAATATAATTGTAAATACCTTCCCGTTTGACGAAGGGAATGTTCCGAATGCACAACCGGTATCAACCAATAATCAGTTGACGATGCAGCGATTTGCAGTTGATTATGTACAGTCGTATTGCGGTCCGAGAGAAGGGGATATGGATGGTGACGGTATTTTAGATCATTTGGATAACTGTCCTACAGTACCAAATCATAACCAGGAAGATGCCGATGGTGATGGTGTGGGAGATGCCTGCGATAACTGTAAGTTAATCGCTAATCCGGATCAGTTGGATTCAGACGGTGATGGAATCGGTGACGCTTGTGATAACTGTAAATTCACTTACAATCCGGATCAGGCAGATGCAAATCAGAATGGAATTGGAGATGTTTGTGAAGAGGGTAATGATCAGGGAGAAGGAACAGGAGTTACCGCAGACCCGAATAAATTTGTAACTTTATCAAGATCGGTAGGGGACAAAAACTATGAGCTGTCGAATCATTTAGGAAATGTACTTTCGGTTGTAACCGACCGTAAACTGATCACAAATGTAGGGTCATCGTTTGTCTTTAAACCGGATGTAGTTGCGTATAATGATTACTATCCTTTCGGGATGCTAGTGCCAAACCGTCACGGAAGCTCAGAATTATATCGTTACGGCTTCCAGGGACAGGAAAAAGATAACGAACTTAAAGGGGAAGGGAATTCATTGAATTATACGTTCAGGATGCATGATCCTAGAGTGGGGAGGTTCTTTGCGGTGGATCCGTTAACAGCTAAATATCCTTTTTACTCACCTTACCAGTTTAGTGGTAATAGAGTAATTGACATGGTAGAACTGGAAGGATTAGAACCTGCGAAACCTGGTGAAGGAACTTCATCAGGAAGTCTTGAATATGTAGGAACAGACGGTTTGCCAAATGGAACTCCTAAACCAGCAAAGCAATTAGACGAAATTGTTGTGCAAGGTTGTTTGAAAAGCCCCTCTTTAGATGTAAGATATATAGACAGTGTGATTACGACTCCATCACTTCAGCAAACATTGTTGGATTTGAATAATCCTCCTTTGAACACTCCTGTGGAGCGAACTACTCCTCCAATAGAAAAGCCAAAACCATATACGGGACATCCATATTTTCATCCGAATATATATAAATTTGGAGGTTCTGGAATTTATGGTCCATATAATCCTCAAGCAATTAGTTTATCAGGGACAATAGGTGCTAGTGGTTTATTTGGTCAAGGTTCTTTTACATTTGGATTTGCGTTAGATAATCACAATAATGGAGCTTTTTATTGGAGTAGTAATTATGCATTAGGTCTTACTGGAGAACTGCCGAATATTGGAGCAAGCTTAGACTTAAGTTTTCATGATAATTATGGCGATAATAATACAACTCCTGTTTTAGAAGGTCTCGGAGGTAGTGCAATAACTTATTCAGGAGGATGGTTTTTAAGTGGAGGATATGGAAAATCAGCATATAGAAGTGAAGGTGTGGGTGATTTTAATTGGGCAAATAATGGGGTGGAAACAAAATCGATTAGTTTTGGTTTCAAAACTCGTCCTAGCATTCACAGAGTTGTTCAAAATGGAGATGTTTATACAGTAAGTCAAATTAGAGAAAAATTAGGATTGAAATAA